Proteins found in one Sorghum bicolor cultivar BTx623 chromosome 1, Sorghum_bicolor_NCBIv3, whole genome shotgun sequence genomic segment:
- the LOC110434895 gene encoding protein ALP1-like: MGYVRWATAYPVGQVDLTIFVADPTSPELLLCFAGSCALTWDCVGAIDGTHIYAKVPAKIQAAFRGRKNHPTQNVLAAVDFDLKFTYVLAGWEGSAHDATILADALERHDGLRVAPGKFYLVDAGYACRPGFLPPYRGTRYHLKEFGPRNNPTNYKELFNLRHSSLRVTVERAFGALKNRFRMIDNKPFHPYKTQVKLVLACCILHNWILAHGVDEVVPAEFSWVPNNNPPLPHVHMDDNAAWALKRDEWATHMWANKGSSRI; the protein is encoded by the exons ATGGGGTATGTCAGGTGGGCCACGGCATACCCTGTGG GGCAAGTGGATCTGACGATTTTCGTAGCCG ATCCGACGTCCCCTGAACTGCTGCTGTGCTTTGCTGGGTCTTGTGCGTTGACGTGG GACTGTGTTGGGGCAATAGATGGTACACATATCTATGCTAAAGTGCCAGCCAAGATCCAAGCTGCATTTAGGGGTAGGAAGAACCACCCAACACAAAATGTCCTTGCTGCAGTCGACTTTGACTTGAAATTCACCTATGTTCTGGCTGGCTGGGAGGGATCAGCACATGATGCAACCATTCTAGCTGATGCACTAGAGAGACATGATGGGTTAAGGGTTGCACCAG GCAAGTTCTACTTAGTTGATGCTGGGTATGCATGTCGGCCAGGGTTTCTTCCTCCTTATCGAGGGACTAGGTATCATCTCAAAGAATTTGGTCCTAGGAACAACCCAACAAACTATAAGGAATTATTTAATTTGAGACACTCTAGCTTGAGAGTGACCGTTGAACGTGCCTTTGGTGCTTTAAAGAATCGTTTTCGCATGATTGACAACAAACCCTTCCATCCCTATAAGACACAAGTGAAGTTAGTACTTGCATGTTGTATATTACATAATTGGATCCTTGCTCATGGGGTTGATGAAGTAGTTCCTGCTGAGTTCTCCTGGGTGCCAAATAATAACCCCCCTTTACCCCATGTCCATATGGATGACAATGCTGCTTGGGCTCTTAAAAGGGATGAATGGGCAACCCACATGTGGGCTAATAAGGGTTCCTCTCGCATCTAG
- the LOC8083953 gene encoding uncharacterized protein LOC8083953 has product MAEGGMPADHLVFPGVEDVAGDVVPGEIGAGDVGHGDVGAGFTTASQVLAQQRANLRWTDPTSGFVPRHMCQLITTGVRTDKGFKEVHLNQVAKALHEFSGQEVTGTQVYNHLRKWRQRWVRVTKLRELSGALWDEDACMIVLEEEHYNGRTQAHPKDAELLNKPIQHYKQMMIIFGNGEATGKYAMGSNEPLGTPSDFAESSVKPDPTELLSGKTDTVDATKTEVVVGNKRKRSVLADEDVVLFTGMADAIRSTKVEDSHPELYAAVMYVPGFTDEALMCAYGHLLDNKALGTAFVKMVDSHHVLWLRTFLAKHYYV; this is encoded by the exons ATGGCTGAGGGGGGCATGCCTGCTGACCACCTTGTGTTTCCTGGAGTTGAGGATGTTGCTGGGGATGTTGTTCCTGGGGAGATTGGGGCTGGGGATGTTGGTCATGGGGATGTTGGTGCTGGTTTCACAACTGCATCACAGGTTCTAGCTCAGCAGAGGGCAAATCTGAGGTGGACTGACCCTACGTCTGGGTTTGTGCCGCGCCACATGTGCCAGCTCATAACCACTGGAGTTAGGACTGATAAGGGTTTCAAGGAAGTTCACCTTAATCAGGTAGCCAAAGCGCTGCATGAGTTCAGTGGGCAAGAGGTCACTGGTACCCAGGTGTACAACCACCTGAGAAAGTGGAGGCAGAGGTGGGTGAGAGTGACCAAACTGAGAGAGCTAAGTGGTGCTTTGTGGGATGAGGATGCATGCATGATTGTGCTAGAGGAGGAGCACTACAATGGCCGTACCCAA GCACATCCCAAAGATGCTGAGCTCCTGAACAAACCCATCCAACACTACAAGCAGATGATGATCATCTTTGGAAATGGTGAGGCAACTGGTAAGTATGCCATGGGATCAAATGAACCACTGGGTACTCCATCTGACTTTGCTGAGAGCTCCGTCAAGCCTGACCCAACAGAGCTTCTTAGTGGGAAAACTGACACCGTTGATGCTACAAAAACTGAGGTGGTTGTTGGGAACAAGAGGAAGAGATCTGtgcttgctgatgaggatgtggTGTTGTTCACTGGAATGGCAGATGCTATTAGGTCTACTAAGGTGGAGGATTCTCATCCAGAGTTGTATGCAGCTGTGATGTATGTGCCAGGCTTCACTGACGAAGCCCTGATGTGTGCTTATGGTCACCTGTTGGACAACAAGGCCCTGGGCACAGCTTTTGTCAAGATGgttgactcccaccatgtcttgTGGCTGAGGACTTTCTTGGCCAAGCACTACTATGTTTGA